One Dysosmobacter welbionis DNA segment encodes these proteins:
- a CDS encoding zf-HC2 domain-containing protein, whose amino-acid sequence MSKQCDIVRDILPLYVDGACSEASAEMVKEHLNACADCNAIYQKLLSHTSEDVLHEESESVIMRHEAKEKQRGRKKITIAVLVSIALCIIAIFTALFLLPINIAYEPVKIDFPFEVEDVENVEMYHYDGVPASAEKKVVVAENDIKTLYDKFKGLSLKDKTTEETAGADVTSFRFNLSDGTSYDLIYACYGVKNGELKSEAGGFKYFTSADIGSYWNNLNTELEAIPINESELP is encoded by the coding sequence ATGAGTAAACAATGCGATATTGTTCGAGATATTCTTCCGCTGTATGTTGACGGTGCTTGCAGCGAAGCAAGCGCAGAGATGGTAAAAGAGCATTTGAACGCCTGTGCTGACTGTAACGCAATTTATCAGAAATTGCTTTCTCACACGAGCGAAGATGTTCTTCACGAAGAAAGCGAAAGCGTTATTATGCGCCATGAGGCAAAAGAAAAGCAGAGAGGCAGAAAAAAGATAACGATTGCTGTTCTCGTTTCCATCGCTCTTTGTATCATTGCAATTTTTACAGCTCTCTTTCTGTTACCTATAAACATTGCTTATGAGCCTGTCAAAATCGACTTCCCATTTGAGGTTGAAGATGTCGAAAACGTTGAAATGTACCACTATGACGGAGTGCCTGCATCAGCAGAAAAGAAAGTAGTTGTTGCTGAAAATGATATAAAGACCCTGTATGATAAGTTCAAGGGCTTATCCCTAAAAGACAAAACGACTGAGGAAACTGCCGGAGCAGATGTGACCAGTTTTAGATTTAACCTCTCAGATGGAACAAGCTACGATTTGATTTACGCCTGCTATGGAGTTAAAAACGGCGAATTAAAGTCAGAAGCAGGCGGTTTTAAGTATTTTACAAGTGCGGATATTGGCTCTTATTGGAACAATTTGAATACGGAACTTGAAGCAATTCCTATCAATGAGAGTGAATTGCCGTGA
- a CDS encoding RNA polymerase sigma factor, with amino-acid sequence MTEHEKYQEHIRHTHDAFCKTVIRHAAIDAARSIRSRRKREISLEYLIEEKHYPFSTTDKYFAEQSGMTSYPLFVCGQMVLLESPELAAALSALSQMEQEIIFLYYFQRLTHREIGRRYGRAGNTTGRRIQMILRRLRAELEGLSYEPATSL; translated from the coding sequence ATGACCGAACACGAAAAGTATCAAGAACATATCCGGCATACACACGATGCCTTTTGCAAGACCGTTATTCGCCACGCTGCCATAGACGCAGCCCGGAGCATACGCAGCCGCCGCAAGCGGGAAATCTCGCTTGAATATCTGATAGAAGAAAAACACTATCCATTCAGTACCACAGATAAATACTTTGCGGAGCAATCCGGCATGACCAGCTATCCGCTTTTCGTCTGTGGTCAGATGGTGCTTTTGGAAAGTCCAGAGCTTGCCGCAGCGCTGTCCGCACTATCACAGATGGAACAGGAAATCATTTTCCTGTACTACTTCCAACGATTGACGCATAGGGAGATTGGACGGAGATATGGACGGGCTGGCAACACAACCGGGCGGCGTATTCAGATGATTTTACGGCGGCTACGGGCAGAGTTGGAGGGCTTGTCCTATGAACCAGCTACTTCCCTATGA
- a CDS encoding helix-turn-helix domain-containing protein, which translates to MNQLLPYETIVKASEGDPEAVAAVLSHYAGYIRSCAKMDGQINTDMQEHIVRQLIESLLKFRFDR; encoded by the coding sequence ATGAACCAGCTACTTCCCTATGAGACAATCGTTAAGGCAAGCGAGGGCGACCCGGAAGCTGTTGCCGCCGTCCTATCCCATTATGCGGGATATATCCGCTCTTGTGCGAAAATGGACGGACAGATTAACACGGATATGCAGGAGCATATCGTCAGGCAACTGATAGAAAGCCTGTTGAAGTTCCGCTTTGACCGCTAA
- a CDS encoding plasmid mobilization protein produces MRKRYNTPHRSRVVKTRMTEEEYAEFAERLSAYNMSQAEFIRQAITGAAIRPIITVSPVNDELLAAVGKLTAEYGRIGGNLNQIARTLNEWHSPYPQLAGEVRAAVSDLAALKFEVLQKVGDAVGNIQTYQL; encoded by the coding sequence ATGCGAAAACGATACAACACACCGCACCGCAGCCGGGTAGTCAAAACACGCATGACCGAGGAAGAATACGCCGAGTTTGCAGAAAGGCTTTCTGCCTACAACATGAGCCAAGCCGAGTTTATCCGGCAAGCCATAACCGGGGCAGCCATACGCCCCATCATAACCGTTTCTCCCGTCAATGATGAGCTGCTTGCCGCTGTTGGGAAGCTGACCGCCGAATACGGCAGGATCGGCGGCAACTTAAACCAGATAGCCCGGACGCTGAACGAGTGGCACAGCCCCTACCCGCAGCTTGCCGGGGAGGTACGGGCGGCGGTTTCCGACCTTGCTGCCCTAAAGTTTGAAGTCTTGCAGAAAGTGGGTGACGCTGTTGGCAACATTCAAACATATCAGCTCTAA
- a CDS encoding relaxase/mobilization nuclease domain-containing protein, with amino-acid sequence MATFKHISSKNADYGAAEAYLTFEHDEFTMKPTLDENGRLIPREDYRISSLNCGGEDFAVACMRANLRYEKNQKREDVKSHHYIISFDPRDGTDNGLTTDRAQELGEQFCKAHFPGHQALICTHPDGHNHSGNIHVHIVINSLRIYEVPLLPYMDRPADTREGCKHRCTNAAMEYFKSEVMEMCHREGLYQIDLLNGSKERITEREYWAAKKGQLALDKENAVREAAGQPTKPTKFETDKAKLRRTIRQALSQAGSFDEFSSLLLREGVTVKESRGRFSYLTPDRTKPITARKLGDNFDKAAVLALLTQNAHKATEQTKAIPEYLVAVKKPSQGEKPTKTTPADNTLQRMVDREAKRAEGKGVGYDRWAAKHNLKQMATTVTAYQQYGFSSPEELDEACSAAYAAMRESLTELKQVEKTLNGKKELQRQVLAYSKTRPVRDGLKQQKNAKAKAAYRQKHESDFIIADAAARYFRENGISKLPSYKALQAEIESLIKEKNSGYNDYRAKREEYRRLQTVKGNIDQILRRERKPVKRQEQER; translated from the coding sequence TTGGCAACATTCAAACATATCAGCTCTAAAAATGCGGACTATGGCGCAGCGGAAGCCTACCTCACATTTGAGCATGACGAGTTTACCATGAAGCCCACCCTTGATGAAAACGGGCGGCTGATACCGAGGGAGGATTACCGCATTTCTTCCCTTAACTGCGGGGGCGAGGATTTCGCTGTTGCCTGTATGCGGGCTAATCTCCGCTATGAGAAAAACCAAAAACGGGAAGATGTGAAAAGCCACCACTATATCATCAGCTTTGACCCACGGGACGGGACAGACAACGGCTTGACCACAGACCGGGCGCAGGAACTGGGGGAACAGTTCTGCAAGGCACATTTCCCCGGACACCAAGCCCTAATCTGCACCCACCCGGACGGGCATAACCACAGCGGGAATATCCATGTGCATATCGTCATCAACTCCCTGCGGATTTACGAAGTCCCGCTTCTGCCCTACATGGACAGACCAGCCGACACAAGGGAGGGCTGCAAGCACCGCTGTACCAATGCCGCTATGGAATATTTCAAGAGTGAAGTCATGGAGATGTGCCACCGGGAAGGGCTTTACCAAATCGACCTCCTAAACGGCAGCAAGGAACGGATAACGGAACGGGAATACTGGGCGGCAAAGAAAGGGCAGCTTGCCCTTGATAAAGAGAACGCTGTCAGAGAAGCCGCAGGACAGCCGACCAAGCCCACCAAGTTTGAAACGGACAAGGCGAAGCTGCGCCGGACGATACGGCAGGCACTTTCCCAAGCTGGCAGCTTTGATGAGTTTTCTTCCCTTTTGCTGCGGGAGGGCGTGACCGTCAAGGAGAGCCGGGGGCGGTTTTCCTACCTCACGCCGGACAGGACAAAGCCTATCACAGCCCGGAAGCTGGGGGACAATTTTGACAAGGCTGCTGTCCTTGCCCTGCTCACGCAGAACGCCCACAAAGCCACCGAGCAGACCAAAGCCATACCCGAATACCTTGTCGCAGTTAAAAAGCCGTCACAAGGGGAAAAACCCACAAAAACTACCCCGGCAGACAACACCTTGCAGCGCATGGTTGACCGGGAAGCCAAGCGAGCCGAGGGCAAGGGCGTGGGCTATGACCGCTGGGCGGCAAAGCACAATCTAAAGCAAATGGCAACTACCGTTACCGCCTACCAGCAGTACGGCTTTTCTTCCCCGGAGGAACTGGACGAAGCCTGTTCTGCCGCCTATGCCGCCATGCGGGAAAGCCTTACAGAGCTGAAGCAGGTGGAAAAGACGCTGAACGGGAAAAAGGAGCTGCAACGGCAGGTGCTTGCCTATTCCAAGACCCGCCCTGTCCGGGACGGGCTGAAACAGCAGAAAAACGCCAAAGCAAAAGCAGCCTACCGTCAGAAGCACGAAAGCGACTTTATCATAGCAGACGCAGCCGCCCGTTATTTCAGGGAGAACGGCATTTCCAAGCTGCCGAGCTATAAAGCCCTGCAAGCAGAGATTGAAAGCCTTATCAAAGAGAAAAACAGCGGCTACAACGATTACCGGGCAAAACGGGAGGAATACCGCCGCTTACAGACCGTCAAGGGCAATATCGACCAGATTTTACGCCGGGAACGCAAGCCTGTGAAAAGGCAGGAACAGGAGCGATAA
- a CDS encoding phage replisome organizer N-terminal domain-containing protein encodes MADNRKYYYLKLKENFFDSDSIVLLEDMKDGILYSNILLKLYLKSLKNGGKLQLDEHIPYTAQMIATLTRHQIGTVERALEIFRQLGLVEQLDSGAFYMTDIELMIGQSSTEAERKRAARLENKALLPPRTKGGHLSDIRPPEKEIELEKEIEIEKEREGETGHPAPAAYGRYNNVILTDTELSGLKTELPDKWEYYIDRLSCHIASTGKQYHSHAATIYKWAQEDTAKGKAAPKQGIPDYSCKEGESL; translated from the coding sequence ATGGCAGATAACCGCAAGTATTACTACCTCAAGCTGAAAGAGAACTTTTTTGACAGCGACTCCATTGTACTGCTGGAAGATATGAAAGACGGGATTTTATATTCCAATATTCTCTTGAAGCTGTACTTAAAATCGCTGAAAAACGGCGGGAAGTTGCAGCTTGACGAGCATATCCCCTACACAGCGCAGATGATAGCGACACTGACCCGCCACCAGATAGGGACAGTTGAGAGGGCTTTAGAGATTTTCCGGCAGTTGGGGCTTGTGGAGCAGCTTGACAGCGGGGCTTTCTATATGACCGACATTGAGCTGATGATAGGACAGTCCTCTACCGAAGCCGAGCGAAAACGGGCTGCAAGGCTGGAAAACAAGGCACTTTTACCGCCCCGGACAAAAGGCGGACATTTGTCCGACATTCGTCCACCAGAGAAAGAGATAGAGTTAGAGAAAGAGATAGAGATAGAAAAAGAGAGAGAGGGAGAAACGGGACACCCCGCCCCCGCCGCTTATGGCAGATACAACAATGTGATACTGACCGATACAGAGCTTTCCGGGCTGAAAACAGAGCTGCCCGACAAGTGGGAGTATTATATTGACCGGCTTTCCTGCCATATCGCTTCCACCGGGAAGCAGTACCACAGCCATGCAGCCACCATTTACAAGTGGGCGCAGGAGGACACTGCCAAAGGCAAGGCTGCCCCGAAACAGGGCATACCCGATTATTCATGCAAGGAGGGCGAGAGCTTATGA
- a CDS encoding ATP-binding protein, with translation MKNEMEAMITDITATTAEAEDYTGEDGLLYCGKCHTPKEAYFAEGKTCFGRDRHPTDCDCQRAAREKQQAAESRQKHLEKVEDLKRRGFTDPAMRNWTFEHDNGRNPQTETARFYVDSWETMQAENIGYLFWGGVGTGKSYLAACIANALMEKEVAVCMTNFATILNDLAASFEGRNEYISRLCSYPLLILDDFGMERGTEYGLEQVYSVIDSRYRSGKPLIATTNLTLEELQHPQDTPHARIYDRLTSMCAPVRFTGSNFRKETAQEKLERLKQLMKQRKESL, from the coding sequence ATGAAAAACGAGATGGAAGCTATGATTACGGACATTACAGCCACTACCGCCGAAGCGGAGGACTACACAGGCGAGGACGGGCTTTTATACTGCGGCAAGTGCCATACGCCCAAAGAAGCCTACTTTGCAGAGGGAAAGACCTGTTTCGGGCGTGACCGCCACCCAACAGACTGCGACTGCCAGCGAGCAGCCCGTGAAAAGCAGCAAGCCGCCGAAAGCCGACAGAAGCACCTTGAAAAAGTGGAGGACTTGAAACGCCGGGGCTTTACCGACCCTGCTATGCGGAACTGGACATTTGAGCATGACAACGGCAGAAACCCGCAGACCGAAACCGCCCGCTTTTATGTGGATAGCTGGGAAACCATGCAGGCTGAAAATATCGGCTACCTGTTCTGGGGCGGCGTGGGGACAGGAAAAAGCTACCTTGCCGCCTGTATCGCCAACGCCCTTATGGAAAAAGAGGTTGCCGTCTGCATGACAAACTTTGCAACCATACTCAATGACCTTGCCGCCAGCTTTGAGGGCAGGAACGAATATATTTCCCGCCTTTGCAGCTACCCTCTGCTGATACTTGATGATTTCGGTATGGAGCGAGGGACGGAATACGGGCTGGAACAGGTTTACAGCGTGATTGACAGCCGTTACCGAAGCGGCAAGCCGCTGATCGCTACGACCAACCTCACGCTGGAGGAATTGCAGCACCCGCAGGACACGCCCCACGCCCGTATCTATGACAGGCTGACTTCCATGTGCGCCCCCGTCCGCTTCACGGGCAGCAACTTCCGAAAGGAAACCGCACAGGAAAAGCTGGAACGATTAAAGCAACTGATGAAGCAGCGAAAGGAGAGCCTATGA
- a CDS encoding transposon-encoded TnpW family protein produces the protein MTETKQTSTTKTDRRPDCVTEIRMGNSVLTVSGFFKQGATDTAADKMMKVLEAEAATQKTAI, from the coding sequence ATGACAGAAACCAAACAGACAAGCACCACCAAAACAGACCGCCGCCCGGACTGTGTGACGGAAATCCGCATGGGCAACTCCGTCCTTACCGTTTCCGGCTTCTTCAAGCAGGGTGCAACCGACACCGCAGCCGACAAGATGATGAAAGTGCTGGAAGCGGAAGCTGCTACACAAAAAACGGCGATTTGA
- a CDS encoding recombinase family protein, protein MLRQTTQKITALYPRLSHEDELQGESNSISNQKRILETYAKQNGFSNLRWYTDDGYSGANFQRPGFQSMLADIEAGKVATVIVKDMSRLGRNYLQVGMYTEMIFPQKGVRFIAINDGVDSAQGDNDFAPLRNIFNEWLVRDTSKKIKAVKRSKGMSGKPITSKPVYGYLMDEDENFIIDEEAAPVVKQIYNLCLAGNGPTKIARMLTEQQIPTPGTLEYRRTGSTRRYHPGYECKWATNTVVHILENREYMGCLVNFKTEKPSYKTKHSVENPIEKQAIFENHHEPIIDTQTWERVQELRKQRKRPNRYDEVGLFSGILFCADCGSVMYQQRYQTDKRKQDCYICGNYKKRTHDCTAHFIRTDLLTAGVLSNLRKVTSYAAKHEARFMKLLIEQNEDGGKRRNAAKKKELEAAEKRIAELSAIFKRLYEDSVTGRISDERFTELSADYEAEQRELKERAAAIQAELSKAQEATVNAEKFMNVVRRHTSFEELTPTLLREFVEKIVVHECSYDENKTRRQDIEIYYSFVGKVDLPE, encoded by the coding sequence ATGTTAAGACAGACCACCCAGAAAATCACTGCCCTTTATCCAAGACTATCCCATGAGGACGAGCTGCAAGGCGAAAGCAATTCCATTTCCAACCAGAAGCGTATTCTTGAAACCTACGCAAAGCAGAACGGTTTTTCCAATCTGCGCTGGTACACGGACGATGGCTATTCTGGTGCGAACTTCCAAAGACCGGGTTTTCAATCCATGCTTGCGGACATTGAAGCCGGGAAAGTGGCTACCGTTATCGTAAAGGATATGTCGAGGTTAGGGCGAAACTACCTGCAAGTGGGAATGTACACGGAAATGATTTTCCCACAGAAAGGTGTCCGCTTCATCGCTATCAATGACGGAGTGGACAGCGCACAGGGCGACAATGACTTTGCCCCGCTGCGGAATATCTTTAACGAATGGCTGGTGAGAGATACGAGCAAGAAAATCAAAGCAGTAAAACGCTCAAAAGGCATGAGTGGCAAGCCCATCACAAGCAAGCCTGTGTATGGCTACCTCATGGACGAGGACGAAAATTTCATTATTGACGAGGAAGCCGCACCCGTAGTCAAGCAGATATACAACCTCTGCCTTGCCGGGAATGGTCCGACCAAGATAGCCCGTATGCTCACAGAGCAGCAAATCCCCACGCCGGGGACGCTGGAATACCGCAGGACGGGCAGCACACGCCGCTATCACCCCGGCTATGAATGCAAATGGGCGACAAATACTGTGGTGCATATCCTTGAAAATCGGGAGTACATGGGCTGTCTGGTGAACTTCAAGACGGAGAAACCGTCCTACAAGACCAAACACAGCGTAGAAAATCCCATTGAGAAACAGGCAATTTTCGAGAACCACCATGAGCCTATCATTGACACCCAGACATGGGAGCGTGTGCAGGAATTACGCAAACAGCGCAAGCGTCCGAACCGCTATGATGAAGTGGGCTTGTTCTCCGGCATACTGTTCTGTGCGGACTGCGGCAGTGTCATGTATCAGCAGCGATACCAGACGGACAAGCGCAAGCAGGACTGTTATATCTGCGGCAACTACAAGAAACGCACCCATGACTGTACGGCGCACTTTATCCGCACCGACCTCTTGACCGCTGGCGTACTCTCCAATCTGCGGAAAGTGACAAGCTATGCGGCAAAGCATGAAGCTCGGTTTATGAAGCTCTTGATTGAGCAGAACGAGGACGGGGGCAAGCGCAGGAACGCCGCTAAGAAAAAGGAACTGGAAGCCGCCGAGAAACGCATAGCCGAGTTATCCGCTATCTTCAAGCGGCTGTATGAGGACAGCGTGACCGGGCGCATATCAGACGAGCGTTTCACAGAGCTGTCGGCAGACTATGAAGCAGAACAACGGGAGCTGAAAGAAAGAGCCGCTGCTATCCAAGCGGAGCTTTCCAAAGCACAGGAAGCCACCGTGAACGCAGAAAAGTTTATGAATGTTGTCCGGCGGCATACCAGCTTTGAAGAACTTACCCCTACTCTGTTGCGGGAGTTTGTAGAGAAAATCGTTGTGCATGAGTGCAGCTATGACGAGAACAAGACCCGTAGGCAGGACATTGAGATTTATTATTCTTTTGTTGGCAAGGTGGACTTGCCCGAATAA
- a CDS encoding VirB6/TrbL-like conjugal transfer protein, CD1112 family, which translates to MIQEWFKELLIDGIISNLTGMFDTLNTKVGEIAGEVGMTPAAWNSSIFNMIRNLSETVIVPIAGIILTFVMCYELIQLIIEKNNLHDFDTWIFFKWIFKTFCAVLIVTNIWNIVMAVFDVAQNVVSQSAGVIISDAGIDISGVVGDLETQLADWSVGALLGLWFQSVFVGLCTQILSICIFLVIYGRMIEVYLVTSIGPIPFATMVNREWGSTGQNYLRSLLALGFQAFLIMICVGIYAVLVEGISTSGDNISAAIWGCMGYTVLLCYTLFKTGSLAKSLFGAH; encoded by the coding sequence ATGATCCAGGAGTGGTTCAAGGAACTGCTCATTGACGGTATCATTTCAAACCTGACCGGGATGTTTGATACCCTGAACACAAAGGTGGGCGAGATCGCCGGGGAGGTCGGCATGACACCCGCCGCCTGGAACAGCAGCATCTTCAACATGATCCGCAACCTCTCGGAGACGGTGATCGTCCCCATCGCGGGCATCATCCTCACCTTCGTCATGTGCTACGAGCTGATCCAGCTCATCATCGAGAAGAACAACCTCCACGACTTCGACACCTGGATTTTCTTCAAGTGGATTTTCAAGACCTTCTGCGCGGTGTTGATCGTCACCAACATCTGGAACATCGTCATGGCGGTGTTCGATGTGGCGCAGAATGTGGTCAGTCAGTCGGCGGGGGTCATCATCTCGGATGCGGGCATCGACATCTCTGGCGTGGTGGGCGATCTGGAAACCCAGCTTGCCGACTGGAGCGTGGGCGCCCTGCTGGGGCTGTGGTTCCAGAGCGTGTTTGTGGGGCTGTGTACGCAGATACTTTCCATCTGCATCTTCCTGGTGATCTACGGCAGAATGATTGAGGTGTATTTGGTGACCTCCATAGGCCCCATCCCCTTTGCCACGATGGTCAACCGGGAATGGGGCTCCACGGGGCAGAACTACCTTCGCTCCCTGCTGGCCCTGGGCTTCCAGGCCTTCCTCATTATGATTTGCGTGGGCATCTACGCAGTGCTGGTGGAGGGCATCTCCACATCCGGCGACAACATATCCGCGGCCATCTGGGGCTGCATGGGCTATACGGTTCTACTGTGCTACACCCTGTTCAAGACCGGCAGCCTTGCAAAATCCCTGTTCGGCGCCCACTAA
- a CDS encoding PrgI family protein: MAYVTIPKDLSRIQSKVLFGLTKRQVICFGAAALVGVPLFFLAKASLGTTTAALCMILVMLPFFLFAMYEKNGQPLEVFLGHLIQNKFIRPKVRIYQTNNLYSALVRQSQLEQEVKRIARKGRKTGEA, from the coding sequence TTGGCTTATGTAACGATCCCGAAGGACCTGAGCCGGATACAGAGCAAGGTTCTGTTCGGGCTGACCAAACGACAAGTGATCTGTTTCGGAGCGGCGGCGCTGGTAGGTGTGCCGCTTTTCTTTTTGGCAAAAGCGAGCCTGGGGACCACCACGGCGGCGCTGTGCATGATCCTGGTGATGCTGCCCTTTTTCCTGTTCGCCATGTACGAGAAGAACGGGCAGCCGCTGGAAGTATTTCTGGGCCATCTGATCCAGAACAAATTCATCCGGCCGAAGGTGCGTATCTACCAGACCAACAATCTCTATTCCGCCCTGGTGCGGCAATCCCAACTGGAACAGGAGGTGAAGCGGATTGCGAGAAAAGGCAGAAAGACCGGCGAAGCGTAA
- a CDS encoding VirB4-like conjugal transfer ATPase, CD1110 family: MREKAERPAKRKLTRNQRKQIEAVIRQAKGDGKAHTVQDSIPFQNMFPDGLCRLEGGTFSKTIAFEDVNYRLAGPEDQRSIFESLCDFYNGYDPSIGVQVTLDSRSGGSAADEMFGITRQGNDLDPIRDEAVDILRMQYKRGNNGYVKTKYVTLTIEAENLPAARARFARIETDTLNRFKVMGAAAHVLDGKERLELLYNILHPEGGQFAFEWDWLPASGLSVKDFISPSSFHFGETRTFRIGRRYGAVSFLQILAPEMHDRILTDFMEADGNIMVTMHIRGINQNEAIKMVKRKITDLDAMKIQEQKRAVRSGYDMDILPSDLSTYGGAAKDLLTDLQSRNERMFNMTFLVLHTAETRQKLEIAVSQAASVAQTYNCLLTRLDFQQEDGLMSSLPLGLNCIKIERSLTTSALAVFVPFVTQEVFMGGDAMYYGLNALSNNMILLDRKQSRCPNGLVFGTPGSGKSMSCKREITFIMLMTQDNVIICDPEDEYSPLVKRLGGQVIRLSPSSTDYVNPLDINLNYSEEENPLALKSDFVLSFCELIMGSKTGLEAIEKTVIDRAVQMIYQPYFADPRAENMPILGDLMNALLSQHIPEADRVAQALDLYVNGSLNFFNHRTTVDISNRLICFDIKGLGKNLKKPGMLIVQDAVWNTVTINRAIGRSTWYFVDEFHLLLKEEQTAAYSAEIWKRFRKWGGIPTGATQNPKDLLSSPEIENILENSDFIYMLNQAAGDRKILAERLNISSEQLAYVTNSEPGHGLLFFNNVILPFADDFPKDTELYKLLTTKPSEVEHEERMG, encoded by the coding sequence TTGCGAGAAAAGGCAGAAAGACCGGCGAAGCGTAAGCTCACCCGTAACCAGCGCAAGCAGATCGAGGCGGTGATCCGGCAGGCTAAGGGCGACGGAAAAGCCCATACGGTGCAGGACAGCATCCCGTTTCAGAATATGTTCCCCGACGGTCTGTGCAGACTGGAGGGCGGGACCTTTTCCAAGACCATTGCCTTTGAGGATGTGAATTACCGCCTGGCTGGGCCGGAGGACCAGCGGAGCATCTTTGAAAGCCTCTGTGACTTCTACAACGGCTACGATCCCTCCATCGGCGTCCAGGTCACTTTGGACAGCCGCAGCGGAGGCAGCGCCGCCGATGAAATGTTCGGCATTACCCGGCAGGGCAACGACCTGGACCCCATCCGGGACGAGGCGGTGGACATCCTGCGGATGCAGTACAAACGGGGCAACAACGGCTATGTGAAAACCAAGTATGTGACCCTGACCATCGAGGCGGAGAACCTTCCCGCAGCACGGGCGCGGTTTGCCCGCATCGAGACCGACACCCTCAACCGCTTTAAGGTCATGGGGGCGGCGGCTCATGTGCTGGACGGAAAGGAACGGCTGGAGCTGCTTTACAACATCCTCCACCCGGAGGGTGGGCAGTTCGCCTTTGAATGGGACTGGCTCCCGGCCAGCGGCCTTTCGGTGAAGGACTTCATTTCGCCGTCCTCCTTCCACTTCGGGGAGACCCGCACCTTCCGCATCGGCAGGCGGTACGGGGCGGTGTCCTTTCTGCAAATCCTGGCGCCGGAGATGCACGACCGCATCCTCACCGACTTCATGGAGGCGGACGGGAATATCATGGTGACCATGCACATCCGGGGCATCAACCAGAACGAGGCCATCAAAATGGTCAAGCGAAAGATCACCGACCTGGACGCCATGAAGATACAGGAGCAGAAGCGGGCGGTACGCAGCGGTTACGATATGGACATTCTTCCCTCCGACCTTTCCACCTACGGCGGCGCGGCAAAGGACCTTCTCACCGACCTGCAATCCCGCAACGAGAGAATGTTCAACATGACCTTTCTGGTTCTGCACACGGCGGAGACCCGGCAAAAGCTGGAGATCGCCGTGTCCCAGGCGGCCAGCGTCGCCCAGACCTACAACTGTCTTCTGACCCGGTTGGACTTCCAGCAGGAGGACGGGCTGATGTCTTCTTTGCCTCTGGGCCTCAACTGCATCAAGATTGAACGGAGCCTGACCACTTCGGCCCTGGCGGTGTTCGTCCCCTTCGTCACCCAGGAGGTGTTCATGGGCGGCGACGCCATGTACTATGGCCTCAATGCCCTCTCCAACAACATGATCCTGCTGGACCGCAAGCAATCCCGCTGTCCCAACGGCCTTGTGTTCGGCACGCCTGGCAGCGGCAAATCCATGAGCTGCAAACGGGAGATCACCTTTATCATGCTGATGACCCAGGACAATGTCATCATCTGCGACCCGGAGGACGAGTATTCGCCCCTGGTGAAGCGGCTGGGCGGCCAGGTAATCCGGCTGTCCCCGTCCAGCACCGACTATGTAAATCCCCTGGACATCAACCTCAACTATTCCGAGGAAGAAAACCCGCTGGCGCTGAAATCCGACTTCGTGCTGTCCTTCTGCGAGCTCATCATGGGCAGCAAGACGGGGCTGGAGGCCATCGAAAAGACGGTCATCGACCGGGCGGTGCAGATGATCTACCAGCCCTACTTTGCCGATCCCCGGGCGGAGAATATGCCGATTTTGGGCGACCTGATGAACGCCCTGCTGTCCCAGCACATCCCGGAGGCCGACCGGGTTGCCCAGGCACTGGACCTCTATGTGAACGGTTCGCTGAACTTCTTCAACCACCGCACCACCGTGGACATCTCCAACCGCCTTATCTGCTTTGACATCAAGGGCCTGGGCAAGAACCTGAAAAAGCCCGGCATGCTGATTGTCCAGGATGCGGTGTGGAACACCGTCACCATCAACCGGGCCATTGGCCGGTCTACCTGGTATTTCGTGGACGAGTTCCACCTTCTGCTGAAAGAGGAACAGACTGCGGCGTACAGCGCCGAGATTTGGAAGCGGTTCAGAAAGTGGGGCGGTATCCCCACCGGGGCGACCCAGAACCCCAAAGACCTGCTTTCCTCTCCGGAGATTGAAAACATCCTGGAAAACAGCGATTTCATCTATATGCTCAACCAGGCGGCGGGCGACCGGAAGATACTGGCGGAGCGGCTGAACATTTCTTCTGAACAGCTTGCCTATGTGACCAACTCCGAGCCGGGCCACGGGCTGCTGTTCTTCAACAATGTCATCCTGCCCTTTGCGGATGACTTCCCGAAGGATACCGAACTTTATAAGCTGCTCACCACCAAGCCCAGCGAGGTGGAACATGAGGAAAGGATGGGATAA